The Shewanella sp. NFH-SH190041 genome has a window encoding:
- the ychF gene encoding redox-regulated ATPase YchF, whose translation MGFKCGIVGLPNVGKSTLFNALTKAGIEAANFPFCTIEPNTGVVPVPDPRMDALAEIVKPERVLPTTMEFVDIAGLVAGASKGEGLGNKFLANIRETDAIGHVVRCFENDNIVHVANRVDPAGDIEVINTELALADLDSVERAITRQQKRAKGGDKDAKFEVEVLEKMRPVLDEGNMLRSLALSKEELEAVGYLNLLTLKPTMYIANVSEDGFENNPHLDVVRAIAANENAVVVPVCAAIESELAEMDDEDRAEFMADLGLEEPGLDRVIRAGYTLLNLQTYFTAGVKEVRAWTVPVGATAPQAAGVIHTDFERGFIRAQVMSYDDFVQYKGEAGCKEAGKLRVEGKTYTVQDGDVMHFLFNV comes from the coding sequence ATGGGTTTTAAATGCGGCATCGTTGGTTTGCCAAACGTCGGTAAGTCAACTCTGTTTAATGCGCTCACTAAAGCGGGAATTGAAGCAGCAAACTTCCCTTTCTGTACCATTGAGCCAAACACCGGCGTGGTGCCTGTGCCGGATCCTCGTATGGATGCGCTGGCAGAAATTGTGAAACCTGAGCGTGTACTGCCAACCACGATGGAATTTGTGGATATTGCCGGTCTGGTTGCTGGTGCCTCTAAAGGTGAAGGTCTGGGCAATAAATTCCTGGCCAACATCCGTGAAACCGATGCGATTGGTCATGTTGTGCGTTGTTTTGAAAATGACAACATTGTGCACGTGGCTAACCGAGTTGATCCTGCCGGTGATATCGAAGTCATCAACACTGAACTGGCGTTGGCGGATCTGGATAGCGTTGAGCGCGCCATCACCCGTCAGCAAAAGCGTGCCAAGGGTGGCGACAAAGATGCCAAGTTCGAAGTTGAAGTGCTGGAAAAAATGCGTCCAGTACTGGACGAAGGCAACATGCTGCGCTCTTTAGCACTGTCTAAGGAAGAGCTGGAAGCGGTGGGTTATCTGAATCTGCTGACTTTAAAGCCAACCATGTACATTGCCAACGTGTCTGAAGACGGCTTTGAAAATAATCCGCATCTGGACGTAGTGCGTGCTATTGCCGCGAATGAAAATGCCGTGGTTGTGCCTGTGTGCGCAGCCATTGAGTCTGAGCTGGCAGAAATGGATGATGAAGACCGAGCTGAGTTTATGGCTGATCTGGGTCTGGAAGAGCCCGGTCTGGACCGGGTTATCCGTGCCGGTTACACCCTACTGAACCTGCAAACCTACTTTACCGCTGGGGTTAAAGAAGTGCGGGCTTGGACTGTGCCAGTCGGTGCGACTGCACCACAGGCCGCTGGTGTGATCCACACTGACTTTGAGCGTGGCTTTATTCGTGCCCAAGTAATGTCTTACGATGATTTCGTACAGTACAAGGGTGAAGCTGGCTGTAAAGAAGCCGGTAAGCTGCGAGTAGAAGGTAAGACTTACACAGTGCAGGACGGTGATGTGATGCACTTCCTGTTTAACGTGTAA
- the pth gene encoding aminoacyl-tRNA hydrolase produces the protein MSEIKLIVGLANPGAEYAQTRHNAGAWYVQELARIGGVTLAPDSKYFGLTARMQLHGRDVRLLIPTTFMNLSGKSVAALANFFRIEPEQILVAHDELDMPPGVAKFKLGGGHGGHNGLKDIIAKLGNNKNFYRLRIGIGHPGDKNKVAGYVLNKAPQADQEKMLAAVDEAVRSTEILFKDGMTKAQTRLHSFKAE, from the coding sequence ATGAGTGAAATAAAACTGATTGTCGGGTTGGCCAATCCCGGGGCTGAATATGCCCAGACTCGCCACAATGCCGGCGCTTGGTATGTGCAGGAACTTGCCCGGATAGGCGGCGTGACACTGGCACCTGACAGCAAATATTTTGGCCTGACAGCCAGAATGCAATTGCATGGCCGTGATGTACGCTTGCTGATCCCAACCACGTTTATGAATTTAAGCGGTAAGTCTGTAGCAGCACTGGCGAATTTTTTTCGTATTGAGCCTGAGCAGATTTTAGTGGCCCATGATGAGCTGGATATGCCACCTGGAGTGGCGAAATTTAAGCTTGGCGGCGGTCACGGTGGTCACAATGGCCTGAAGGATATTATTGCCAAGCTTGGCAATAACAAAAACTTTTACCGTTTGCGGATCGGCATCGGTCATCCTGGTGACAAAAATAAAGTTGCCGGTTATGTGCTGAATAAAGCCCCGCAGGCGGATCAGGAAAAAATGCTGGCAGCAGTAGATGAAGCGGTACGGTCAACGGAAATCCTGTTTAAGGATGGCATGACCAAAGCGCAGACCCGGCTGCATAGCTTTAAGGCTGAATAA
- a CDS encoding FAD-dependent monooxygenase: MLDMVVIGGGMVGAAAAVGLGQLGFKVAVVDACEPQAFAPEQALDLRVSAVSVASEQLLTQLGAWPTVQSMRSAPYLGLETWELAGFITRFHASDVNASHLGHIVENRLIQLALWQQLRTLKNVELYCPATVSEFSRPDADSISVQLDCGQQLQCRLLIGADGADSKVRDWAGIGLSGWQYSQSAMLINVNSPSQQSITWQQFTPSGPRALLPLPGDHVSLVWYDSPGRIAQLMQLSLPALAQQVREHFPARLTDELGDDFIVQARGSFPLTRRHAQCYTGSRLLLLGDAAHTINPLAGQGVNLGFKDVAALLRCAQFAQPSAEQTDKPTQASVAPWWQADVLQRQLLQPYQQARYRDNLLMMTAMDAFYLGFSNDLLPLKILRNGALKLADNAGVLKQQVLKYAMGLK, translated from the coding sequence ATGCTGGATATGGTGGTTATTGGTGGCGGTATGGTTGGCGCGGCGGCGGCAGTGGGGCTGGGGCAGCTTGGCTTTAAGGTGGCTGTGGTGGATGCCTGTGAGCCTCAGGCATTTGCCCCGGAGCAGGCGCTGGATTTACGGGTGTCTGCGGTCAGTGTGGCGTCTGAGCAACTGCTTACCCAATTGGGCGCTTGGCCTACAGTGCAATCAATGCGAAGCGCACCTTATCTGGGGTTGGAAACCTGGGAGTTAGCTGGCTTTATCACCCGTTTTCATGCCAGTGACGTCAATGCCTCGCACCTTGGTCATATTGTGGAAAATCGCCTGATCCAATTGGCGCTGTGGCAACAATTACGGACATTAAAAAATGTCGAGCTTTATTGCCCGGCAACCGTGAGTGAATTTAGTCGGCCTGACGCTGATAGCATTAGTGTGCAGTTGGACTGCGGGCAACAATTACAATGTCGATTGTTGATTGGTGCCGATGGTGCTGATTCGAAAGTGCGGGACTGGGCCGGTATTGGCCTCAGTGGCTGGCAATACAGCCAAAGCGCTATGCTGATCAATGTTAATAGCCCCAGTCAGCAATCGATTACTTGGCAGCAGTTTACCCCCAGCGGCCCCCGTGCCTTGCTGCCTTTGCCGGGGGATCATGTGTCCTTAGTTTGGTATGACAGCCCTGGTCGTATTGCCCAATTGATGCAATTGTCGCTGCCAGCGCTAGCGCAACAAGTGCGTGAGCATTTTCCTGCGCGCCTAACAGATGAATTGGGAGACGATTTTATCGTGCAGGCTCGGGGAAGTTTTCCGCTGACGCGGCGTCATGCCCAATGTTATACCGGTAGTCGCTTATTGCTGTTAGGCGATGCGGCTCACACCATTAATCCGTTGGCCGGGCAGGGCGTTAATCTGGGTTTTAAAGATGTGGCGGCGTTATTGCGTTGTGCCCAATTTGCCCAGCCCAGCGCTGAACAGACTGATAAACCCACACAAGCCAGTGTTGCACCTTGGTGGCAAGCTGATGTGCTACAGCGGCAATTATTGCAGCCGTATCAACAGGCACGCTACCGGGATAACCTGCTTATGATGACGGCGATGGATGCCTTTTATCTTGGCTTTAGTAATGATCTGCTGCCGCTGAAAATCCTGCGCAACGGCGCACTGAAGCTGGCGGATAATGCCGGAGTCCTGAAACAGCAGGTGTTGAAATATGCCATGGGGCTGAAATAA
- the miaB gene encoding tRNA (N6-isopentenyl adenosine(37)-C2)-methylthiotransferase MiaB, which yields MSKKLHIKTWGCQMNEYDSSKMADLLGEAQGYTLTEEAEDADILLLNTCSIREKAQEKVFHQLGRWKTLKDKKPELIIGVGGCVASQEGKAIRERAQCVDIIFGPQTLHRLPEMIEQVRRGEKAVIDVSFPEVEKFDRLPEPRAEGPTAFVSIMEGCSKYCTYCVVPYTRGEEVSRPLDDVILEIAQLAEQGVREVNLLGQNVNAYRGPTHDDEICSFAELLRYVAAIDGIDRIRFTTSHPIEFTQDIIDVYEDTPELVSFLHLPVQSGSDRILTQMKRGHMAIEYKSIIRRLRKARPDIQISSDFIVGFPGETKQDFADTMKLIEEVNFDHSFSFIFSARPGTPAADMPDDVDLEEKKQRLAILQDRITQQAMRYSRQMLGTVQRILVEGPSIKNPMELRGRTENNRVVNFEGDPRHIGSFVDVKIVDVFPNSLRGEFICGEDEMDLRRDLHPSAILAKHKQDDDLGVSQFVPE from the coding sequence ATGAGTAAAAAACTCCATATCAAAACCTGGGGCTGTCAGATGAATGAGTACGACTCATCCAAGATGGCTGATCTGTTGGGCGAAGCTCAGGGCTATACCCTGACCGAAGAGGCAGAGGATGCAGATATCCTGCTGCTCAATACCTGCTCGATTCGCGAAAAAGCCCAGGAAAAAGTATTCCATCAGCTGGGCCGCTGGAAAACCCTGAAAGACAAAAAGCCCGAGCTGATCATCGGCGTGGGCGGCTGCGTTGCCTCGCAAGAAGGCAAGGCCATTAGAGAGCGCGCCCAATGCGTGGATATTATTTTTGGGCCACAGACACTGCACCGTCTGCCAGAGATGATTGAGCAAGTTCGCCGTGGCGAAAAAGCCGTGATTGACGTGTCATTCCCAGAAGTGGAAAAGTTTGACCGTCTGCCAGAGCCTCGTGCTGAAGGGCCAACCGCCTTTGTTTCCATTATGGAAGGCTGCAGCAAATACTGTACCTATTGCGTGGTGCCATACACCCGTGGTGAAGAGGTCAGCCGCCCGCTGGATGACGTCATCTTAGAAATTGCTCAGCTGGCTGAGCAAGGCGTGCGGGAAGTGAACCTGCTGGGACAAAACGTGAATGCCTACCGCGGCCCGACCCATGATGATGAGATCTGCTCTTTTGCTGAGCTGCTGCGCTATGTTGCCGCCATTGACGGTATCGATCGTATCCGTTTTACCACCAGCCACCCGATTGAATTCACCCAGGACATTATCGACGTTTACGAAGATACCCCTGAGCTGGTGAGCTTCTTGCACCTGCCAGTGCAGTCAGGCTCTGACCGTATCCTGACCCAGATGAAGCGCGGCCATATGGCCATTGAGTACAAGTCCATTATCCGCCGACTGCGTAAAGCTCGTCCGGATATTCAGATAAGCTCTGACTTTATCGTTGGTTTCCCCGGCGAAACCAAGCAGGACTTCGCCGACACCATGAAGCTGATTGAAGAAGTAAACTTCGACCACAGCTTTAGCTTTATCTTCAGTGCGCGTCCGGGTACCCCGGCAGCCGATATGCCAGATGATGTCGATTTGGAAGAGAAAAAGCAGCGCCTGGCGATTTTGCAAGACCGCATTACCCAGCAGGCAATGCGCTACAGCCGCCAAATGCTCGGCACAGTACAGCGCATTTTGGTGGAAGGTCCATCCATTAAAAATCCAATGGAGCTGCGCGGCCGTACGGAAAACAACCGCGTGGTTAACTTTGAAGGCGACCCACGCCATATCGGCAGCTTTGTCGATGTGAAGATTGTTGATGTGTTCCCTAACTCACTGCGCGGCGAATTTATCTGCGGCGAAGATGAGATGGACTTGCGTCGGGATCTGCACCCATCAGCCATTTTGGCCAAGCATAAGCAAGATGATGATCTGGGCGTTAGCCAATTCGTCCCGGAATAA
- a CDS encoding PhoH family protein — protein sequence MSSKLTAMNLYLEPADNRRLASLCGPFDDNIKQLERRIGVEISYRNNQFKIVGLPRNCLTANNLLKQLYIDTQPVKGSTPDLEPEKVHIAIQEAIALEVDDNGDDKELYIKTRRGVIKPRNPNQSQYVANIVRHDITFGIGPAGTGKTYLAVAAAVDALERQEVRRILLTRPAVEAGEKLGFLPGDLSQKVDPYLRPLYDALFEMLGFEKVERLIERNVIEVAPLAYMRGRTLNDAFIILDESQNTTVEQMKMFLTRIGFNSKAVITGDITQIDLPRNAKSGLRHAIEVLGNVDEISFNFFQAKDVVRHPVVARIVEAYETHEQQRQAAKGNADSQYRLEDASHES from the coding sequence TTGTCCAGCAAACTTACCGCGATGAATCTGTACCTCGAACCCGCCGATAATCGCCGTCTGGCATCACTGTGCGGCCCATTCGATGACAACATCAAACAACTGGAACGCCGCATCGGCGTGGAAATCAGTTACCGTAACAACCAATTTAAAATTGTCGGTTTGCCAAGAAACTGTCTGACCGCAAATAACCTGCTAAAGCAGCTCTATATTGACACCCAGCCGGTGAAAGGCAGCACCCCGGATTTAGAGCCGGAAAAAGTGCATATCGCCATTCAGGAAGCTATCGCCCTAGAAGTGGACGACAACGGGGATGATAAAGAGCTGTATATCAAAACCCGCCGCGGCGTAATCAAGCCCCGTAACCCCAACCAAAGCCAATATGTGGCCAATATTGTTCGCCATGACATCACCTTTGGTATTGGCCCTGCCGGGACAGGGAAAACCTACTTAGCCGTTGCAGCGGCCGTGGATGCATTGGAGCGTCAAGAAGTCCGGCGCATTTTGCTGACCCGCCCCGCAGTTGAAGCCGGGGAAAAACTGGGCTTTTTACCCGGGGATTTAAGCCAGAAGGTCGACCCGTATCTGCGCCCTTTGTATGACGCCCTGTTTGAAATGCTGGGCTTTGAGAAGGTCGAGCGCCTGATTGAGCGCAACGTGATTGAAGTCGCGCCGCTGGCTTATATGCGTGGCCGCACCTTAAATGACGCCTTTATTATTCTGGATGAAAGCCAGAACACCACAGTGGAACAGATGAAAATGTTCCTCACCCGGATTGGCTTTAATTCCAAGGCGGTAATTACCGGTGATATCACTCAGATAGACTTGCCCCGCAATGCCAAATCAGGCTTGCGCCATGCTATTGAAGTGCTCGGCAATGTGGATGAGATTAGCTTTAACTTTTTCCAGGCTAAAGATGTGGTGCGTCACCCTGTGGTTGCCCGCATTGTTGAAGCCTACGAAACCCATGAACAACAACGTCAGGCAGCCAAAGGCAATGCCGACAGCCAATACCGATTAGAGGATGCGTCACATGAGTCTTGA
- the ybeY gene encoding rRNA maturation RNase YbeY yields MSLDLALDLQVATEGHTLPDAAQFDTWVRTALGNTMEQAELTIRIVDAEESQTLNRDYRGKDRPTNVLSFPFEAPPGIELPLLGDLVICASVVENEAADQHKPLAAHWAHMVVHGCLHLLGYDHIEDAEAEEMEALETQLIQSLGFEDPYKEQ; encoded by the coding sequence ATGAGTCTTGATTTAGCCCTGGATCTGCAGGTTGCCACTGAAGGGCATACCCTGCCGGATGCCGCCCAGTTTGATACTTGGGTGCGCACCGCACTGGGCAACACCATGGAGCAGGCTGAGTTAACCATACGGATTGTGGATGCAGAAGAGAGCCAAACCCTGAACCGGGATTACCGTGGCAAGGACAGACCAACTAATGTATTGTCCTTTCCCTTTGAGGCACCTCCGGGAATTGAACTCCCGCTGCTTGGGGATCTTGTTATTTGCGCGTCAGTCGTTGAAAATGAAGCCGCGGATCAACACAAGCCGTTAGCAGCACACTGGGCCCACATGGTGGTGCATGGTTGTCTGCATCTGCTGGGCTATGATCACATTGAAGATGCTGAGGCTGAAGAGATGGAAGCACTGGAAACCCAGTTAATCCAGAGCCTTGGTTTTGAAGACCCTTACAAGGAGCAATAG
- the corC gene encoding CNNM family magnesium/cobalt transport protein CorC (CorC(YbeX) belongs to the Cyclin M Mg2+ Exporter (CNNM) family, and was characterized as belonging to a set of three proteins, at least one of which must be present for CorA to function.), which produces MSDDIPPSTNAHKKNWFERVSNFFQGEPQNREELVDVIHDAEQRELITEDTREMIKGVLEVSDLRVRDIMIPRAQIVTVQISNTVEELLSTVITSAHSRFPVVNEDKDHIEGILLAKDLLKYGFNNSDEPFSLAKVIRPAVVVPESKRVDVLLKEFRSQRYHMAIVVDEYGGVSGLVTIEDILEEIVGDIEDEFDHDSAEETEIRKVANRVYMVKALTPVEDFNEKFNTQFSDEEFDTVGGLVSHAFGHLPERNEKILIDGIEFKVINADTRRLIQLRVKLPDPEVDEAAED; this is translated from the coding sequence ATGAGCGACGACATTCCCCCGAGTACAAACGCCCACAAGAAAAACTGGTTTGAACGAGTCAGTAATTTTTTTCAGGGCGAACCTCAAAATCGCGAAGAGTTGGTTGATGTTATTCACGATGCCGAGCAACGTGAACTGATCACCGAAGACACCCGCGAAATGATTAAAGGTGTATTGGAGGTTTCCGATCTGCGCGTGCGGGATATTATGATCCCAAGGGCCCAGATAGTCACAGTCCAAATCAGCAACACAGTGGAAGAACTGCTCTCCACCGTTATTACGTCAGCCCACTCCCGCTTTCCTGTGGTCAATGAAGATAAAGACCATATCGAAGGCATTCTGCTGGCCAAAGATCTGCTGAAATACGGCTTCAATAACAGTGATGAACCCTTCTCGCTAGCCAAGGTGATCCGCCCTGCTGTGGTGGTACCGGAAAGCAAGCGGGTGGATGTATTGCTCAAAGAGTTCCGCTCCCAACGTTACCATATGGCCATTGTGGTGGATGAATATGGCGGGGTATCCGGTCTGGTGACCATTGAGGATATTCTGGAAGAAATCGTTGGTGATATTGAAGATGAATTCGACCACGACAGCGCGGAAGAAACAGAAATTCGCAAAGTCGCCAATCGGGTGTATATGGTGAAAGCCCTGACGCCGGTGGAAGATTTCAACGAAAAATTCAACACACAATTCAGTGATGAAGAATTTGATACAGTGGGCGGTCTGGTGTCCCATGCCTTCGGTCATCTGCCGGAGCGCAATGAGAAAATCCTGATCGACGGTATCGAATTCAAGGTCATCAACGCTGACACCCGTCGCCTGATCCAGCTAAGAGTCAAACTGCCGGATCCTGAGGTGGATGAAGCCGCTGAAGATTAA
- the lnt gene encoding apolipoprotein N-acyltransferase, with protein MLKSIRDTFLSRSFGVLLLAYLAGGSTALAFAPYNLWPIYPLALAFTLWLMPHRSTRAAFSHWLSFGFGAFSIGISWVHVSMDQYGGIPLVGSLALMLLLALYLALYPAIAGALLYRLAPKPGYWRELALFPALWTLTEWARGWVLTGFPWLWAGYTQTDGPLRPLASIIGTLGLSFVLALLAGALLLSLRRRWQPLAIALPVLALLVYLVPSFNHLEPRGKSVKVALVQGNIPQSLKWEPEHLWPTMVKYMDLTRPVLDSDIVIWPEAAVPAPDYMVKDYLDNANKVANLNHAAIVTGIISYRHQQFYNSLIVLGNEFAKQEPAGDFNHDGKNQFFKHHLLPIGEFVPFEDLLRPIAPLFNLPMSSFARGPYLQPNLSALGYHLAPAICYEIAFPEQVRDSVHNSTDMLLTVSNDAWFGASNGPLQHMEIARMRAVELGRPLLRSTNNGVTAVVDYQGNIIASLPQFEAGVLTAKVPLVRGMTWFNRLGEWPILMFSVCLLILTLARRLQLRRR; from the coding sequence GTGCTGAAATCAATCCGGGACACTTTCCTGTCCCGCTCTTTCGGCGTACTGCTGTTGGCCTACCTGGCCGGTGGCAGTACCGCCCTTGCATTTGCTCCCTATAATTTGTGGCCGATTTATCCGCTGGCACTGGCATTCACGCTCTGGTTGATGCCCCACCGCAGCACCCGCGCCGCATTTAGCCATTGGCTCAGTTTCGGTTTCGGTGCGTTCAGCATCGGGATCAGTTGGGTCCATGTCAGCATGGATCAGTATGGCGGGATCCCGCTGGTAGGCTCCTTGGCCCTGATGCTGCTGTTGGCGCTGTATTTGGCGCTGTACCCAGCCATCGCAGGGGCTTTGCTGTACCGCCTCGCCCCCAAGCCTGGCTATTGGCGGGAGCTGGCACTGTTTCCAGCGCTCTGGACATTGACTGAATGGGCCAGAGGCTGGGTACTGACCGGCTTCCCTTGGCTCTGGGCCGGTTACACACAAACGGATGGACCGCTGCGACCATTGGCGTCGATTATCGGCACACTGGGACTTAGCTTTGTGCTGGCACTGCTGGCGGGGGCGTTATTGCTAAGTCTTCGCCGCCGCTGGCAACCACTGGCAATTGCGCTGCCGGTGCTGGCACTGCTGGTGTATCTGGTGCCCAGTTTTAACCATCTCGAACCTCGGGGAAAGTCAGTCAAGGTGGCCTTGGTACAGGGCAATATCCCGCAAAGTTTGAAGTGGGAGCCAGAGCATCTGTGGCCAACCATGGTGAAATACATGGATCTGACCCGGCCGGTGCTGGACTCAGACATTGTCATTTGGCCAGAAGCGGCAGTACCTGCGCCGGATTATATGGTGAAGGACTACCTGGATAATGCCAATAAGGTGGCCAACCTCAACCATGCGGCCATTGTGACCGGTATTATCAGCTACCGCCACCAGCAGTTTTACAACTCGCTGATTGTGCTGGGCAATGAGTTTGCCAAACAAGAGCCGGCCGGCGACTTTAACCACGATGGTAAAAACCAGTTCTTCAAACACCATTTACTGCCCATTGGTGAATTTGTACCATTTGAAGATCTATTGCGTCCCATTGCACCGCTGTTTAATCTGCCGATGTCATCCTTTGCCCGTGGCCCGTATTTGCAGCCAAACCTCAGCGCGTTAGGCTACCATCTGGCCCCGGCTATCTGCTATGAAATAGCCTTTCCTGAGCAGGTTCGTGACAGTGTCCACAACAGTACGGATATGTTGCTGACAGTGTCCAATGACGCTTGGTTCGGTGCCTCAAATGGCCCGTTGCAACATATGGAAATCGCCCGTATGCGCGCAGTTGAATTAGGCAGACCGCTGCTGCGTTCAACCAATAATGGCGTAACGGCGGTGGTGGATTATCAGGGCAATATCATTGCTTCCCTGCCACAATTTGAGGCTGGGGTATTAACCGCAAAAGTGCCGTTAGTGCGCGGCATGACCTGGTTTAACCGCCTGGGTGAATGGCCCATACTGATGTTCAGTGTTTGTCTGTTAATACTGACTCTGGCCAGAAGACTGCAATTGCGCCGGCGCTAA
- a CDS encoding DUF6482 family protein, whose amino-acid sequence MLAAELKQQIIYQQGHPIIISYADSNHYLAGLEDKKGRFHSLSQPDGRITTFNSLSDAEHALAQLGADSVIVQMQTAYDEMVGSDTTDACRLTVPLKAREQVQAESHTGHFIPRI is encoded by the coding sequence ATGTTAGCAGCAGAACTGAAACAGCAGATTATCTATCAGCAAGGCCACCCGATAATTATTAGCTATGCCGACAGTAATCATTACCTGGCCGGGCTGGAGGATAAAAAAGGGCGTTTTCACAGTCTCAGTCAACCTGATGGTCGCATCACCACGTTTAATTCCCTTTCTGATGCTGAACATGCCTTAGCCCAATTGGGGGCTGACTCGGTCATTGTACAAATGCAAACCGCCTATGATGAAATGGTTGGCAGCGACACCACAGATGCCTGCCGCCTGACCGTGCCGCTGAAAGCCCGGGAACAAGTACAGGCGGAAAGCCACACCGGGCATTTTATCCCGCGGATCTAA
- a CDS encoding zinc ribbon-containing protein, producing the protein MSDKSAKLLTLYQALIDRVKAQYEQDHSLTTKDLLKSVTNCGEYIKLKQAAGAEEMALVEHFLKRDIVTFLSERNANDLSFSPSVITAENTLWHWLNEITDRSQVEWHELNRDLHNQGQYHSGEIVSQGRLICTKCGNSMDIEFPGVIPDCPECDNGDFTREPLEP; encoded by the coding sequence ATGAGTGACAAAAGTGCGAAGTTACTGACGCTGTATCAGGCGCTGATTGACCGGGTGAAAGCCCAGTACGAACAAGACCATTCCCTGACCACCAAAGATTTGCTCAAATCGGTCACCAATTGTGGTGAATACATTAAACTCAAACAAGCCGCAGGCGCTGAAGAAATGGCGCTGGTGGAGCATTTCCTTAAACGCGATATTGTCACCTTTTTATCTGAACGCAATGCCAACGATTTAAGCTTTAGCCCCAGTGTGATCACTGCTGAAAATACCTTGTGGCACTGGCTTAATGAAATCACTGATCGTAGCCAAGTTGAGTGGCATGAGCTGAACCGGGATCTGCACAATCAGGGGCAGTATCACAGTGGTGAAATTGTCAGTCAGGGGCGACTTATTTGCACCAAATGCGGTAACAGTATGGATATCGAGTTCCCCGGTGTGATCCCTGATTGCCCTGAGTGTGATAATGGCGATTTCACCCGTGAGCCATTGGAGCCTTAA